TGCCTCTGCGGATAAGTTATCAGATGTATAAGAGCGAATGCACAATTAGAGAAAGAGAGAAAGCCCTGGAATTCCCAGCTCACCAGTACAGTTCCGCTCTGCTGATGCACTCCCTTATGAGGGGGTCGAGCGATCCCCGCACAGGGAGTGCGCGCAGGATCTCTTTTATGTACCAGGCCTTGGCGCGCATCAGCCCAGATGCATCCAGACCGTCCAGCTCTGAGAGCAGAGCATCTGTCGTTCTCCGGGCCGAGCTGATCGAGCTCTGAAGGTTATCATCTTCCATATCGTCCTGATCTGAGAACTTTATGGCAGTCCCCAGATCGATGATGGCATCTGTGAGCTGAACAAACCTCGAATTATCGTTGCTGCATATGCCTCCGTGCGTCTCTGCGTATCCACACTCTGAGCACCTCTCATCCGCGTACTCTATGCAGAACGGGCACATCTCCGGCCTGAGGGGGAGGTAGGCGAGCTCCAGGAGCGCAAGCGCCCTGGCAAGCCGGCACGTCCCCTCAGAACTCGACAGGCTCTGCTCAACCGCTCTCAGCACCCTCAGAAACTCCAGGGCTCTCGCCCTGATCGCGCCCCTCGCCCTGAGCACAGATTCATCAGATATCCGGGCTGCGGCCATCTCACAGGACGATCTCGTTTCTGGTTCTGGTGCAGTACGCTCTGAACCTGTCAGACGGCCTGTCCTGGAGGTAAACATAGTCGTACTTCATCTCGGATTTGTGCTCCTCGTACTCCTCACGCGCATCCTCAATGCAGCTTCTGCATGCGAAGAGCGGCACAGAGACGCAGAACGCTGTGTTCAGCCGGCCGTATCCCCTGGCAGCCTGTGTGGAGACCGTGAGATATCCGGGACATTCTGTGCACATCCTCAGCGTCTCCTCCTGCCCCTCGGTTATCATGTCTGTATCGTAGAATATCCTCTTCCTTCTGGAGTAAAACCTGCCGTGCTCCTGCCTCGCCTTTGCCACAAGGTCGTCCCTGCTCTCCCAGATGGTGAGGAGGTGGTTCACGGTGGCCTCTATCGATCTCCTCATCTCAGATGTCAGGACAAACCTCCCAGGAACGTAGTCCGGCTCTCTCACATTTGAGTAATCGAGCCCGGCCATCGCCTGGATGATTCCTGTGTTGACGTAGGGCAGCGCGCTCTCTATGGCGTAGCCGCCCTCGAGCACTGCCATATCCGGAGCGAGCATCTCGTTCAGCCTGGCGTAGCCCTGGGCTGTGAACCTCATGTTGGCTAGAGGATCTGTGTAGTGGTTGTCCTGGCCCGCTGAGTTGAAGACTAGCTGCGGATCGAACTCCTCCAGGACTGGAAGTACAAGGTTCTCCAGGACGTACAGTATCCCCTCATCCGTCGTCCCGGGGGGCAGCGGCACGTTCAGCGTTCGTCCCAAAGCGAGCGGCCCGCCCATCTCACTGGTGAATCCTGAGCCCGGGTAGAGCGTCCGGCCGTCCTGGTGGAAGCTTATGAAGAGCACATCAGGATCATGCCAGAATATATCCTGAGTCCCATCTCCGTGATGCACATCGGTGTCGACTATGGCGATGCGCCTCACGCCGTACTTCCTGCGTATGTACTCGACCATTATGGCCTCGTTGTTGATGTTGCAGAACCCCCGGTTCCCATGGACAACCCTCATCGAGTGGTGGCCAGGAGGGCGCACAAGAGCGAAGCCGTTTCTTATCTCTCCCTTCATCAGAGCATCCGCCAGGACGAGGGTGCTGCCTGCTGCTATCAGGTGAGCTTCGGTCACCTGTGACTGCACATCTGGAACGCAGAAGTGGACCCTGGCGACATCCTTCAGCTCGGCCAGACGCGGCCTGTACTCAACGATCTCCGGGAAGTCCATCAGCCCTTCCTCAAAGATCTGGTCTCTCGTGTAGAGAAGCCGCTCCTCCCGTTCTGGATGCGTGGGAGATATGGCCCAGTCGAATGCCGGGAAGAATATCAGGCCGGTCTTTCTCACAGAGGATGTCCTGGCAGGCCTCACAGGGGTTTCGACTCTCCTCGTGGGCGCATCGATTTTTGAGGCATTCTGTTTCGGGTGAACATCAGCTGCCATGCTCTCCCCTCCAGGATGTGATGATTCCTGCCGGGATCTCCATCCTGACATCGATAAGCTTTCCAACAGTCGACCAACCGCGGACCATATTGAAGACCTCACTGTCCACCACCTCCGCCTCGTCAGCGTAATCCTGGATTCCCAAGCGCTCTGCCCGCTCTCTAAGAAGCTGTCTTGCCATCTCCTGAGCCCCCTCGAGGCTCAGGTTTCTGCCCTTCGCCTCGCCCAGCGTGCCATCCTCCTCAACTGTGTACATGCCTCTCTCAGTATCTATCCTCAGGCTCAGCGTCATCGTGGGCCTGGCGACCGCAGCGCCTATCGCGTTGGCCACAGGCGCGTGCTCCGGAATGATGGCCAGCGCGTTGAGTCTCTTTGCAACCAGCGGCACCAGCGGAGGTGAAGCCCCCCCGACTCCGACAACATTCTGCGGTCTGGCCTTTGTCCTCTGGAGCAGCTCCCAGATCCTGTACGCGGGCTCCTGCTCCCATTCCAGAAACATCATGTTCACGGTATCAACTATCCTATCGACAACAGTATCAACTATCATTCTGGCTGCGTCCTCTGTGCTGCATCCAAGGGTGCTGGCGATTATGCCAATGCCTTTCCGGGCAAGGGTTATTTCCCCAAGGTTTGTGAGGCCAAGAACCATGAGGGCATCGGTGGGTGTCGGCTCCGGCCCGCCCAGTGCAAATGCAGGCCCTGCCCTGTCCGGCCCCACCGTGATCTCACCGTCTGACACCCTGACGACGCTGTCGCCGCCGATACCTATGGAGCGGACAGCAAACGCCCTCACATGCGTCAGCATATCCTCTATCTTCGCACCCCTCGATGAGAGAAGCGGCTTTCCGGAGAGTATCAGCGCAAGATCGGTTGTTGTCCCGCCTATATCTATAACGACTGATGTCTGCCCCTCAGGGGTCAGTGCCATTACCCCCATGACGCTCGCAGCCGGCCCTGAGAATATCGTCTCAACAGGCCTGTCCAGTGATTTGTCCAGCGGGAGCGTTCCGCCATCTGCTTTCAGAATGTATATCGGAGCCTTTATTCCACGCTGGCGCATGGCGCGCTCCGCCTGCTCCGCGAATCTTCTGTAGTGATCGCGGGTCGCGAGGGTCAGCATGGTGGTGGCAGCTCTTCGCGGGAAGTTCAGCCGGCCGGAGACCCTGTGCCCCATCTCGACCTCGATCGCGGGGGCGGCCTTCGAGAAAACCTCCTTAACGTGCATCTCATGCTCGTGGTTCCTCTGGCAGAACTTTCCCACGACTGCGACCTTCCTGTACCCCTGGTCGGCAAGGCTCTGCGCAGCCGCTCTTATCTGATCGTCCCTGAGCGGCGCGATCTCCCTCCCTCTGTAATCCACCGCGCCATCAAGGATCACAGGCTCTGTCCTGAACCTGTAATCCCTCGGGTTGACTCCAGGCCCGGGTATCAGAACCAGGCCGACCCTGTCCGCCTTTCCCTCTGCTATGAGGTTTGTGATCAGCGTGGTGCTGAGCACCACCCTCTCGATCCTCTCAACGTCAACACCCTCGATGAGCCTGTCCATTGTTCTGAGCAGGCTGCCGAGGATCTCCTGATGGTCAGTCGGGCCGATGGCGGTCTTCACGACTCTGCTGCCGTCCACCAGCGCCGCGTTGGTTGTTGTTCCACCGACGTCTATTCCTACAAACATCGTATCGCCTTTTTCCACGGCCCGCTAACGCGTTTGATGTATATCGGCCTTTTGGTGATCTGCGTCCCCCGAACCTGCGGGGAGGGAATGTCAGCGAAGATCAGCTGCTTCGAAGCTGTCTGACGGGCACACCGCCACATCGCACGCTTGGACCTCTAGATCTGAATGCTCATAGAGCGACCTCCTGTAGAGAGGCAGTGAGACCCCCAGGAAGTCACGCCAGCATCTCGACAGCCTGTGCGCTCGACCAGCAACTATATTGAGCTTCAGGAAGCACAATCTATGGATGTCGGATACTCTCATCACGTTTCGAAATTTCGAGCTCCCGCGGTTTGAGGTTGTGGAGAGGAAGTGCACTGGGCATCCGGACACACTCGCAGATGGGATCTCAGAGTCCATATCTAGGGAGCTCTGCAGGATCTACATGGAGGAGTTCGGCGAGATCATGCATCATAACGTGGACAAGGTGTTGATCATAGGAGGGAGGTCAGAGCCGCGGTTCGGGGGCGGCCGGATACTTGAGCCGCCTGCCATAGTGGTCGGCGGCCGGGCCACGTCTGTGAGATCATCCATGAGTGAGATCATAAGAGATGCGGCGACATCATATCTGAGAGTGGCCGTGAGACACCTTGATGAGTTCGTGGTGGAGCCCAGGACGCGGGAGGGCTCTCCGGAGCTGAGAAGCCTGATGGGAAAGGGCGCCAACGATACCTCCATCGGATCCGGGTTTGCGCCCCTACGACCTCTCGAGTCGATGGTGCTCGAGATCGATCGCATGATCGATGGGATGAAGGGGGTCGGTGAGGACAGGAAGATCATGGCAGTCAGGTTTGACGACAGGGTGAAGGTGGTTGTGGCCGCAGCCGCCATCTCAAGGTACATCTTCTCAATGGATGATTACGTGGAGATGAAATCCCGCATAAGGGAGACCATCAAGAGCGTTTATGATGCTGAGGTCGATGTCAACGCTGCAGATCACGATTCCGGCATCTTCCTCACGGTGACAGGAACGTCAGCTGAGATGGGGGATGATGGCGCCACAGGGAGGGGCAACCGCGCGAACGGGCTGATAACTCCGATGCGACCCATGACCATGGAGGCGGTCGCTGGCAAGAACCCTGTGAACCACGTCGGCAAGATATACAATGTGATAGCGCAGCGTGCAGCCGAGGAGATCTCGAGGCTTGACGGGGTACAGGAGGCTTATGTCACGCTGGTGAGCAGGATCGGCTCCCCTCTCGATCAGCCGCTCATGAAGGCCTTGAGCATCGCCGGCTCGGAGAGAGCAGGATACGAGGCAGAGTCCATACTGGATGACTGGCTGGGAAGAGCTGACAGGCTCGTCGATGAGTTCGTATCCGGCAGGATCAGGATGTTCTGAGTGTGGTCAAGATGCTGTGGTCATGATGCAGCTCTAACGCAGCGATAACGAAGGGCGGGCTGGTGCATTATCTCAGGGAAGCGCTCATGACGCAGGTTCATTGGTGCGGATGGAAATGGCGCATGCGATGCTTACAGTGACCTGAGTGCTGGATTCAATGGAGCTGCAGCTCCCTGGCCATCTCCGCAGCCCTTCTCAGCGCCCTTATGGCGTCCTCCCTCTTGAGATCCGCCCGTCTGCTCTCAAGGAACCTCCTGAACTGGAGAAGCGTCTCCTCCGGAATCCTGCCTGTGGCGTCCTTCATCAGATTCTCATAGCTCCGGGACGGAAAGTACCTGGCTCTGGCGATCTCCAGCAGATCTGCTGCGCTCTTCGCATCGATAAAGCCCTCATTCACAGCCAGCCTCAGGTTGTGGCGTATGTTGACCAGCGGCTCGGAGAGAGGCTCGAGCGTCACCGGATCGAACACAAGGGCGACCTCGTCGTCAGCGGCTATCTCCCCGCTCCTGTATGCCCTGTAGATCTCGCCGATGCCCTCCATGCCGTAGACATCCATCTCAGCTGCCCGCAGAGCCCCCATGCTGGAGGCGCCGATCACCCTCACGCCCATCTGCAGCGCCTCGAGTATCTCCTTGTGCGCCACAGAGGAGTCCTGGAAGAAGACGCCATCTATCAGGCATATTATCTCCGCACCATCTCTTGCAGCTGCGAGAACGTCGCCACGCCTGGCCGGCGGCCTGTAATCCGCATCGAGTATGGAGCGCGCCTCGTCATGAGGCATGCTTGGACCCAGAAACACGACGATTCTTGGCATCCCTGCACCGCTTGCCAACCCTTTCCGGATCCACAGCCGATATCTCCAGCCCGGGCACTATCACCCTGACCACGGGCACCATTATCTCAGGAGCTGTGAGATCCACGACTATCGCCCTGTCAAATCCGGCTGCCTGAAGCCGATCGAGCATGAGTCTTATGTCATCCAGAAAATCATCGGTATCATAAGACTTTATGGAGCTGAAATCCTCCTCGCGCTCGTGCTCGAACCAGTGCCTGTTCAGGCGCTTCAGCCTCTCATAACCCATCATGCGCCTGAAGTCTGCGCTCACAGTATCCTCCCGGGCGCCATGTATCTGCGTTAGCCGGCTCTGCGCGACCTCAGTGAGAGCTCTCAGAAGCGCCACCTCAGGATCGGTATGTGTGCCCATTCCTGCGGTCAGAAGCGCCGGATCCTTCAGCTTCAAATCATCTGAGACCGCGGCGAATGTTGCCACATCTACGTCGCTCGTTATGTCCCTCACGTAAACCTGGACCTCCGCGAGCCGGAACATATTGAGAAGCTCCCCGGCGAGGCCGTCGCCGTTGT
The sequence above is drawn from the Methanothrix sp. genome and encodes:
- a CDS encoding histone deacetylase; translated protein: MAADVHPKQNASKIDAPTRRVETPVRPARTSSVRKTGLIFFPAFDWAISPTHPEREERLLYTRDQIFEEGLMDFPEIVEYRPRLAELKDVARVHFCVPDVQSQVTEAHLIAAGSTLVLADALMKGEIRNGFALVRPPGHHSMRVVHGNRGFCNINNEAIMVEYIRRKYGVRRIAIVDTDVHHGDGTQDIFWHDPDVLFISFHQDGRTLYPGSGFTSEMGGPLALGRTLNVPLPPGTTDEGILYVLENLVLPVLEEFDPQLVFNSAGQDNHYTDPLANMRFTAQGYARLNEMLAPDMAVLEGGYAIESALPYVNTGIIQAMAGLDYSNVREPDYVPGRFVLTSEMRRSIEATVNHLLTIWESRDDLVAKARQEHGRFYSRRKRIFYDTDMITEGQEETLRMCTECPGYLTVSTQAARGYGRLNTAFCVSVPLFACRSCIEDAREEYEEHKSEMKYDYVYLQDRPSDRFRAYCTRTRNEIVL
- a CDS encoding TfuA-related McrA-glycine thioamidation protein; this translates as MPRIVVFLGPSMPHDEARSILDADYRPPARRGDVLAAARDGAEIICLIDGVFFQDSSVAHKEILEALQMGVRVIGASSMGALRAAEMDVYGMEGIGEIYRAYRSGEIAADDEVALVFDPVTLEPLSEPLVNIRHNLRLAVNEGFIDAKSAADLLEIARARYFPSRSYENLMKDATGRIPEETLLQFRRFLESRRADLKREDAIRALRRAAEMARELQLH
- a CDS encoding hydantoinase/oxoprolinase family protein codes for the protein MFVGIDVGGTTTNAALVDGSRVVKTAIGPTDHQEILGSLLRTMDRLIEGVDVERIERVVLSTTLITNLIAEGKADRVGLVLIPGPGVNPRDYRFRTEPVILDGAVDYRGREIAPLRDDQIRAAAQSLADQGYRKVAVVGKFCQRNHEHEMHVKEVFSKAAPAIEVEMGHRVSGRLNFPRRAATTMLTLATRDHYRRFAEQAERAMRQRGIKAPIYILKADGGTLPLDKSLDRPVETIFSGPAASVMGVMALTPEGQTSVVIDIGGTTTDLALILSGKPLLSSRGAKIEDMLTHVRAFAVRSIGIGGDSVVRVSDGEITVGPDRAGPAFALGGPEPTPTDALMVLGLTNLGEITLARKGIGIIASTLGCSTEDAARMIVDTVVDRIVDTVNMMFLEWEQEPAYRIWELLQRTKARPQNVVGVGGASPPLVPLVAKRLNALAIIPEHAPVANAIGAAVARPTMTLSLRIDTERGMYTVEEDGTLGEAKGRNLSLEGAQEMARQLLRERAERLGIQDYADEAEVVDSEVFNMVRGWSTVGKLIDVRMEIPAGIITSWRGEHGS
- a CDS encoding methionine adenosyltransferase; translation: MSDTLITFRNFELPRFEVVERKCTGHPDTLADGISESISRELCRIYMEEFGEIMHHNVDKVLIIGGRSEPRFGGGRILEPPAIVVGGRATSVRSSMSEIIRDAATSYLRVAVRHLDEFVVEPRTREGSPELRSLMGKGANDTSIGSGFAPLRPLESMVLEIDRMIDGMKGVGEDRKIMAVRFDDRVKVVVAAAAISRYIFSMDDYVEMKSRIRETIKSVYDAEVDVNAADHDSGIFLTVTGTSAEMGDDGATGRGNRANGLITPMRPMTMEAVAGKNPVNHVGKIYNVIAQRAAEEISRLDGVQEAYVTLVSRIGSPLDQPLMKALSIAGSERAGYEAESILDDWLGRADRLVDEFVSGRIRMF